The proteins below are encoded in one region of Silene latifolia isolate original U9 population chromosome 2, ASM4854445v1, whole genome shotgun sequence:
- the LOC141642979 gene encoding sugar transporter ERD6-like 4, with amino-acid sequence MSEILPVSIKGLAKGLAGSVATLANFLTSWGITMSANQMLSWSSGAITKFKIMARCSSATKIFGNMPSSIIRIIHLSASIS; translated from the exons ATGTCTGAG ATTCTCCCAGTGAGTATAAAAGGTCTAGCAAAAGGTCTAGCAGGAAGTGTAGCGACATTGGCGAATTTCCTCACATCCTGGGGGATCACTATGAGTGCTAACCAGATGCTCAGTTGGAGCAGCGGAG CGATCACAAAGTTCAAGATTATGGCTCGGTGTTCGTCTGCTACGAAAATCTTTGGCAATATGCCATCTTCCATCATCCGCATTATCCATTTGTCAGCAAGTATTTCCTGA